One Fuerstiella marisgermanici DNA window includes the following coding sequences:
- a CDS encoding PQQ-binding-like beta-propeller repeat protein has product MKYSMWAFLLLVSATWRTGVVADDNWPQFRGHNGLGLSDGNPPLTWDVSEGTNVEWKTPIAGLGHSSPIVWGDKSFLTTAVNSETEKPSLKTGWLGGAGESAPDKGQWSWQVLCLNLRTGRIVWTKDALVGEPAVKRHMKASHANCTPATDGQHVVAFFGSEGLFCYDVDGNLKWQKSFGVLRSGPYDDKKLEWGFASSPIMSDGHVLVQCDCLNTAFVAILDVQTGEEIRRIEREGEVATWSTPAVILHDGRRQIVCNGYKQMAGYDYETGERLWHLNGGGDIPVPMPLFADGLIHLTNGHGKSPSYAIKPSATGNITPSKNGTKKDGLAWWESTDGAYMPTPLIHGELIYTCNDNGRLAVRDAATGSLIYRQRVGTGSRTYSASAVATASHVYFASERGEITTIEVGQKFRKVSRNEMGEVVMATPAISGDRLLIRTTDALFSIKTPEPLPAFPTLP; this is encoded by the coding sequence ATGAAGTATTCGATGTGGGCCTTCTTGCTGCTGGTGTCAGCTACCTGGCGAACCGGGGTCGTCGCTGATGACAACTGGCCTCAGTTTCGCGGTCACAACGGGCTTGGCCTGAGCGATGGAAACCCGCCGCTGACATGGGACGTCTCAGAAGGCACAAACGTCGAATGGAAAACACCAATCGCGGGACTCGGCCATTCATCGCCGATTGTCTGGGGCGATAAAAGTTTCCTGACAACGGCCGTGAATTCAGAAACCGAAAAGCCATCGTTAAAGACCGGCTGGCTGGGCGGCGCGGGCGAATCGGCTCCAGACAAAGGCCAATGGTCGTGGCAGGTCCTCTGCCTGAATCTCAGGACCGGCCGAATCGTGTGGACGAAGGATGCGCTGGTCGGCGAACCCGCCGTCAAGCGACACATGAAGGCGTCTCATGCGAACTGCACGCCGGCAACCGACGGCCAACATGTTGTCGCGTTTTTCGGTTCCGAAGGACTGTTTTGTTATGACGTCGACGGCAACCTGAAGTGGCAGAAGAGTTTCGGTGTGCTTCGATCCGGGCCATACGATGACAAGAAGCTGGAATGGGGCTTCGCCAGTTCCCCCATCATGTCTGATGGCCATGTCTTGGTGCAATGCGACTGTTTGAACACGGCCTTCGTAGCAATTCTGGACGTTCAGACGGGTGAAGAAATTCGTCGTATCGAACGCGAAGGCGAAGTGGCCACATGGTCGACTCCAGCGGTGATACTGCACGATGGACGTCGGCAAATTGTCTGCAACGGTTACAAGCAGATGGCAGGCTACGACTACGAAACAGGCGAACGCCTGTGGCATCTAAACGGCGGCGGAGACATCCCCGTGCCGATGCCACTGTTCGCCGACGGCTTGATTCATCTGACCAACGGCCACGGAAAGTCACCGTCTTACGCCATCAAGCCATCCGCGACTGGTAACATCACACCGTCAAAGAATGGAACAAAGAAAGACGGACTGGCATGGTGGGAATCCACCGACGGAGCTTACATGCCGACGCCACTGATACACGGCGAACTGATTTACACCTGCAACGACAACGGCCGACTTGCCGTGCGAGACGCCGCGACGGGCAGTCTCATTTATCGTCAGCGAGTCGGCACGGGCAGCCGCACCTATTCAGCGTCGGCCGTGGCAACGGCCAGTCACGTGTACTTCGCCAGCGAACGAGGCGAAATCACGACCATCGAAGTCGGCCAAAAGTTCCGCAAAGTATCACGAAACGAAATGGGCGAAGTCGTCATGGCCACGCCCGCGATCAGCGGCGATCGTTTGCTGATCCGCACCACGGACGCACTCTTCAGCATCAAAACGCCCGAACCCCTGCCCGCGT
- the dgt gene encoding dGTP triphosphohydrolase, which yields MWQAFLSNKRIGSSRPAAPSDGLRSEFHKDYDRIIFSSAFRRLSDKTQVVPFPQSDYTRQRLTHSLEVSCVGRSLATSVYGMVRDEIGELVSQGDFEAIVAAACLAHDIGNPPFGHFGEKAIQDWATQRLAASEFDGLNDAERTDLTKFEGNAQSFRVLSRLQMSNRRGGMRLTAATLGALVKYPRPSHVAGTARYKKHGYFQDDAELFGEVFAAAGREPDEHGQFSRHPLALLSEAADDICYAIIDLEDGCKAGLISVAEALDILEDIRPDSTGSSDMPDSDRLSMGRAMVINELVQKSVDVFQAHLNEVLDGSFTGALIDHTPVVKPYKLAKTTAYERVFNSERVLELEAAGYRAIHGLMEILVAAALATSPNGLDKHILKLTRLTITDDMSVYQKLLACTDKVSGMTDRYCVDLFRKLSGHAIG from the coding sequence ATGTGGCAGGCATTTCTATCGAACAAACGAATTGGCAGTTCCCGCCCCGCTGCGCCCAGTGATGGGTTGCGGTCTGAGTTTCACAAAGACTACGACCGCATCATTTTCAGCAGCGCGTTTCGGCGACTCAGCGACAAGACTCAGGTGGTGCCGTTTCCGCAGTCGGACTACACGCGGCAGCGATTAACTCACAGCCTGGAAGTTTCATGCGTTGGCCGGTCGCTGGCGACCAGCGTCTACGGCATGGTGCGTGACGAGATCGGTGAGTTGGTGTCTCAGGGAGACTTCGAGGCGATCGTGGCTGCCGCGTGTCTGGCCCATGATATCGGCAACCCGCCGTTCGGACACTTCGGCGAAAAGGCGATTCAGGACTGGGCGACACAGCGTCTGGCGGCTTCCGAATTCGACGGATTGAACGACGCGGAACGAACCGACCTCACGAAGTTCGAAGGCAACGCGCAGAGTTTTCGAGTTCTTTCGCGACTGCAAATGAGTAACCGGCGCGGCGGCATGCGACTGACCGCGGCGACGCTCGGCGCGCTGGTGAAGTATCCTCGCCCGAGTCACGTTGCGGGCACGGCTCGCTACAAGAAGCATGGCTATTTTCAGGACGATGCCGAATTGTTCGGCGAAGTCTTCGCAGCCGCCGGGCGAGAACCGGACGAGCACGGACAATTCTCCCGGCATCCATTGGCGCTACTGTCCGAAGCGGCAGACGACATCTGCTACGCCATCATCGATTTGGAAGACGGATGCAAGGCGGGGCTGATATCCGTTGCTGAAGCGCTGGACATTCTTGAGGACATTCGTCCTGACAGCACGGGAAGCAGCGATATGCCGGATTCTGATCGGCTGTCCATGGGTCGAGCGATGGTGATCAACGAACTGGTGCAAAAGTCGGTCGACGTGTTTCAAGCTCACTTGAACGAAGTGCTTGACGGCTCATTCACCGGCGCGCTGATCGATCATACGCCGGTCGTGAAACCTTATAAGCTGGCCAAGACAACCGCGTACGAACGAGTGTTCAACAGCGAACGAGTGCTGGAACTGGAAGCCGCCGGTTATCGAGCCATTCATGGCCTCATGGAAATCCTTGTTGCGGCCGCTCTTGCAACGTCACCCAACGGCCTGGACAAACATATTCTGAAGCTGACCAGGCTGACGATTACCGACGACATGTCCGTCTATCAAAAGCTGCTGGCCTGCACGGATAAAGTCAGTGGCATGACGGACCGCTATTGTGTGGATCTGTTTCGCAAGCTGTCCGGTCACGCGATCGGCTGA
- a CDS encoding nucleotidyl transferase AbiEii/AbiGii toxin family protein, translated as MFPVEAFQETMNKLAVILDGLQIRYHLTGGLTGTAYGEPRMTQDIDLVVDPQQLSESLANFLATLEGSDFLFDEATIRTAVDQGGQFQLLDQQETLKLDVYARELIPGELDRTVMLEVFQGQELPVVSRVDAAASKLVWISKGSHKSRRDLRAIHRNASEAEQCEIAKTAAILGLRQLLTQTLNEPDELQ; from the coding sequence ATGTTTCCTGTTGAAGCCTTCCAGGAAACGATGAACAAACTGGCCGTTATTCTGGACGGCCTGCAGATACGATATCACTTGACGGGTGGTTTGACTGGAACCGCCTACGGCGAACCACGCATGACACAGGATATCGATCTTGTCGTGGACCCCCAGCAATTGAGTGAATCGCTTGCAAATTTTTTGGCTACGCTGGAAGGTTCAGATTTTCTGTTTGACGAAGCAACGATCCGAACAGCAGTCGATCAGGGCGGCCAGTTTCAACTTCTGGACCAACAGGAAACCCTGAAACTCGATGTCTATGCGCGGGAATTGATTCCTGGCGAACTGGACCGAACTGTGATGCTGGAGGTTTTCCAGGGACAGGAATTGCCGGTTGTATCGCGGGTAGACGCCGCCGCCTCAAAGTTGGTTTGGATCAGCAAAGGCAGCCACAAGAGTCGACGTGACCTCCGAGCAATTCATCGCAACGCCTCGGAAGCCGAACAATGCGAGATCGCAAAAACTGCCGCAATTCTTGGTTTGAGACAACTATTGACGCAGACACTGAACGAGCCGGATGAGTTGCAGTAG
- a CDS encoding PQQ-binding-like beta-propeller repeat protein → MRNLLLFTTLIASHAFVAKADDWPQWGGPMHDIVWRENGIVDKLPTDGLLPRVWSVPVGEGYSGPAVADGRVYLTDRIHADGTERVLCVDAETGKEIWKHEYPVRYTVSYPAGPRATPVINDGRVYTIGAEGHMFCFDAKTGDVIWKKEFQKDFGTKLPNWGMAAAPLVDGEKLITLVGGADGALVVAFDKATGKELWRSLDDPAIGYAPPVIYEFGGRRQLIMWHPAAVSALDPETGEVIWEHPWQIRFGLTIPMPRQIDDRLFLTAFYDGPLMLKVSADNAEVVWKGQGKDEQNTDGIHAIMPTPWITEANIFGICSYGQLRGLDTDTGKRLWETFDATGRGRWWNAFIIPHEDRFFLHNEQGDLIIADLTAEGYKEISRAKLVEPTRKVQRRMTIWSHPAFAMKSVFARNDKELVRVSLAK, encoded by the coding sequence ATGAGAAATCTTCTCCTATTCACCACTTTGATCGCCAGCCACGCTTTCGTTGCCAAAGCCGATGACTGGCCACAATGGGGCGGTCCGATGCATGACATTGTGTGGCGGGAGAACGGCATTGTAGACAAGCTGCCGACCGATGGGTTGCTGCCGCGAGTCTGGTCGGTGCCAGTGGGCGAAGGGTATTCCGGCCCTGCCGTCGCGGATGGGCGAGTCTACCTGACCGACCGAATTCACGCTGACGGCACTGAACGAGTGCTATGCGTGGATGCCGAAACAGGTAAGGAAATCTGGAAACATGAATACCCGGTGCGATACACCGTCAGCTATCCGGCTGGTCCGCGAGCGACTCCGGTCATCAACGATGGCCGCGTGTATACGATCGGAGCTGAAGGACACATGTTCTGCTTCGACGCAAAAACGGGCGACGTGATTTGGAAGAAGGAGTTTCAAAAAGACTTCGGTACGAAACTGCCCAACTGGGGCATGGCCGCCGCACCACTGGTAGATGGCGAAAAACTGATCACGCTTGTCGGCGGCGCGGATGGAGCGTTGGTTGTGGCGTTCGACAAAGCAACAGGGAAAGAGCTGTGGCGTTCGTTAGACGATCCCGCGATCGGGTACGCCCCGCCCGTGATTTACGAATTCGGCGGTCGGCGACAACTGATCATGTGGCATCCGGCTGCCGTATCGGCTCTGGATCCGGAAACCGGCGAAGTGATCTGGGAACACCCTTGGCAGATTCGTTTCGGCCTGACGATCCCAATGCCGCGCCAAATCGACGACCGATTGTTTTTGACCGCCTTCTACGACGGCCCGCTGATGCTAAAAGTTAGTGCGGACAACGCCGAAGTCGTGTGGAAAGGCCAGGGCAAGGACGAACAGAACACGGACGGCATTCATGCCATCATGCCCACGCCATGGATCACGGAAGCCAACATCTTTGGAATCTGCAGTTACGGGCAACTACGAGGCCTCGACACCGACACTGGCAAACGTCTGTGGGAAACGTTCGACGCCACCGGCCGCGGACGCTGGTGGAATGCTTTCATCATTCCTCACGAAGACCGCTTCTTCCTGCACAATGAACAGGGTGACCTGATCATCGCCGACCTCACGGCAGAAGGCTACAAAGAAATCAGCCGCGCGAAACTGGTGGAACCGACTCGCAAGGTCCAGCGTCGCATGACGATTTGGTCACACCCGGCATTTGCCATGAAAAGCGTGTTTGCAAGGAATGACAAAGAGCTGGTTCGTGTGAGTCTGGCGAAGTAA
- a CDS encoding inositol oxygenase family protein: MQPTQPLHNIDEWDDDVRQRYPQEDEDGFRNYNDDTRDGVMEFYRQNHVYQTVEFNQAIRKTYLPPKTRQMGIWEAMDYLNQLVDDSDPDIELPQIAHAMQTAEAIRADGHPDWFILTGLIHDMGKVLCLFDEPQWAVTGDTFPVGCAWSQKIVYPEFFAHNPDADVAHYQTECGIYERGCGLDNVLMSWGHDEYLYHVVKPYVPEEARYMIRFHSFYAAHREAEYDWLMNDHDRDMFRWVRKFNQYDLYTKTDVPPDVAGLTPYYQELVAKFFPDQIWW; this comes from the coding sequence ATGCAACCAACTCAACCCCTGCACAATATCGACGAATGGGACGACGACGTTCGTCAGCGGTATCCTCAAGAAGACGAGGACGGCTTTCGGAATTACAACGATGACACTCGCGATGGGGTGATGGAATTCTATCGCCAGAATCACGTCTACCAAACGGTGGAATTCAATCAAGCAATTCGGAAGACGTATCTGCCGCCGAAGACGCGGCAAATGGGGATCTGGGAGGCGATGGATTATCTGAATCAACTGGTCGACGACAGTGATCCGGATATCGAGCTGCCTCAGATCGCTCATGCCATGCAAACGGCGGAAGCGATTCGAGCCGACGGGCATCCGGATTGGTTTATCCTGACCGGGCTGATTCACGACATGGGCAAGGTGCTGTGCCTGTTCGACGAACCTCAATGGGCGGTCACGGGCGATACTTTTCCTGTAGGATGTGCATGGTCGCAAAAGATTGTGTACCCGGAATTTTTCGCTCACAACCCGGATGCCGATGTTGCGCACTACCAAACGGAATGCGGCATCTATGAACGCGGTTGCGGTTTGGACAACGTGCTGATGTCGTGGGGGCACGACGAGTATCTGTATCACGTCGTGAAGCCGTATGTTCCGGAAGAGGCTCGATACATGATCCGCTTTCATTCTTTCTATGCGGCTCATCGCGAAGCCGAATACGACTGGCTGATGAACGACCATGACCGCGACATGTTTCGCTGGGTGCGAAAATTCAACCAGTACGATCTGTATACGAAAACCGACGTACCGCCGGATGTCGCAGGGCTGACTCCGTACTATCAGGAACTTGTGGCGAAGTTCTTTCCGGATCAAATCTGGTGGTAG
- a CDS encoding cis-3-hydroxy-L-proline dehydratase: MKITRIAAYQIDLPLHEGSYKWSGGKSVDVFDSTVVRIETDSGLAGHGEVCPLGPFYLPAYAAGVRAGIAELAPHLIGQDPMKLGPLNHLMDKAMKGHPYVKSGIDMACWDILGQHAGLPVCELLGGRYSDDFVLYRAISQQPPEEMARNVESYRNEGYRRFQLKVGGNPDEDIERIRAVRKILEPGDKLIADANTGWLMHEAARVVRAVRDIDVYIEQPCLSYDECLSIRRRTDHPFVMDEHIDSIDVLMKAHADHGADVVNIKISKFGGLTKAKQARDLCLSLGIAMTLEDSWGGDIVTAAIAGLAHSTPPEFLFTSTDFNSYVTVSNAAGAPQRQNGRMAASTEPGLGIHPRFELFGEPLVDVTP; encoded by the coding sequence TTGAAAATTACTCGTATCGCCGCTTACCAGATCGACCTGCCTCTGCATGAAGGCAGCTACAAATGGTCGGGCGGCAAATCTGTTGATGTGTTTGACAGTACTGTTGTCCGTATCGAAACCGATTCTGGTCTGGCTGGCCACGGCGAAGTCTGTCCGCTGGGACCGTTCTATCTGCCCGCGTATGCTGCTGGTGTGCGAGCCGGAATTGCAGAACTGGCTCCGCATCTGATCGGTCAGGATCCGATGAAGCTTGGTCCGTTGAATCATCTGATGGATAAGGCCATGAAAGGCCATCCCTATGTGAAATCAGGCATCGACATGGCCTGCTGGGATATTCTTGGTCAGCACGCCGGGCTGCCCGTGTGCGAACTGCTTGGGGGACGTTACAGCGACGACTTTGTGCTGTACCGAGCGATCTCGCAACAGCCGCCGGAAGAGATGGCTCGCAACGTTGAAAGCTATCGCAACGAAGGCTACCGCCGCTTTCAGTTAAAGGTCGGTGGCAACCCCGACGAAGACATCGAACGTATCCGCGCTGTTCGGAAGATTCTGGAACCGGGCGACAAGTTGATCGCCGACGCAAACACCGGCTGGCTGATGCACGAAGCGGCTCGAGTTGTCCGAGCTGTCCGCGACATTGACGTGTACATCGAACAACCGTGTCTGTCGTACGACGAATGTCTGTCGATCCGTCGCCGCACGGATCATCCGTTTGTGATGGACGAACACATCGACAGCATCGACGTGCTGATGAAAGCTCATGCCGATCATGGGGCCGATGTCGTCAATATCAAGATCAGCAAGTTCGGCGGTCTCACCAAAGCCAAACAGGCACGCGACCTGTGCTTGTCGCTGGGCATTGCGATGACGTTAGAAGACAGTTGGGGGGGCGACATCGTGACCGCCGCAATCGCCGGTTTGGCTCACAGCACACCACCAGAATTTCTGTTCACCAGCACCGACTTCAACAGCTACGTCACCGTCAGCAACGCCGCCGGAGCACCTCAGCGCCAGAACGGACGCATGGCGGCTTCGACAGAACCAGGCTTGGGCATTCATCCACGGTTCGAGTTATTTGGTGAGCCATTGGTGGATGTGACGCCGTAG
- a CDS encoding sulfatase-like hydrolase/transferase, whose product MSANAQKPNVLVILTDDQGWGDLSLNGNTNLSTPNIDQLAADGASFERFYVCPVCSPTRAEFLTGRYHPRGGVYSTSAGGERLDLDEVTIGDTFKAGGYRTAAFGKWHNGMQYPYHPNGRGFDEFYGFCSGHWGNYWNPMLEHNGEIVKGNGFIIDDLTDHAIDFMKADSEEPFFVYLPYNTPHSPMQVPDRWWNKFKDAELKLHNREPKKEDVPHIRAALAMCENVDWNVGRLLKILDETGKADNTIVVYFCDNGPNGVRWNGGMKGRKGSTDEGGVRSPCLIRWPIIIPRGQRVRINGAAIDLYPTLANMAGLKRVNGKPLDGIDLSMAIYGHHRGNDDRIIVSHWRNRVSAKSGRFRMDTDGKLFDIHADGGQTKNVSSQHPTTAAQLKTAIKDYRANVLAGYDDDQRPFVIAHPDYPVTQIPARDGKAHGGIKRSNRFPNSSFFTNWTNTDDSITWDAEVLADGNYEVEIYYTCPAGDEGSEIELSFNDSKLRGTVAKAHPSKLVGAAEDRVERAESYEQNWTSIKLGKIAFDAGQGTLTLKAVKVPGKTVMDFRLLMLRHKKD is encoded by the coding sequence ATGAGTGCCAACGCGCAGAAGCCCAATGTGCTTGTGATCCTCACTGACGATCAGGGTTGGGGTGATCTATCGTTGAACGGTAACACGAACTTAAGCACGCCAAACATTGATCAGCTGGCGGCGGACGGAGCGTCGTTTGAGCGGTTTTATGTGTGCCCTGTCTGTTCGCCTACGCGAGCTGAATTTCTAACCGGCCGGTATCACCCTCGCGGTGGCGTTTACAGCACATCCGCCGGCGGCGAGCGGCTGGATCTGGACGAAGTGACGATTGGTGACACGTTCAAAGCGGGTGGTTACCGCACGGCAGCGTTTGGAAAATGGCACAACGGAATGCAGTATCCGTACCACCCGAATGGTCGCGGATTCGACGAATTCTACGGATTCTGTTCCGGTCACTGGGGCAACTACTGGAATCCGATGCTCGAACACAACGGCGAAATCGTCAAGGGTAACGGCTTCATCATTGATGACCTGACAGACCACGCGATCGATTTTATGAAGGCCGACAGCGAAGAACCTTTCTTCGTATACCTGCCGTACAACACGCCTCATTCGCCCATGCAGGTTCCGGATCGCTGGTGGAACAAGTTCAAAGATGCGGAACTGAAGCTGCACAACCGTGAACCGAAAAAGGAAGACGTTCCACACATTCGAGCTGCGTTGGCGATGTGTGAGAACGTCGACTGGAATGTCGGTCGTCTGCTGAAGATACTGGATGAAACCGGCAAGGCCGATAACACGATCGTGGTCTATTTCTGTGACAACGGTCCCAACGGAGTTCGCTGGAACGGTGGTATGAAAGGACGCAAAGGTTCGACGGATGAAGGCGGAGTGCGTTCGCCGTGTCTGATTCGCTGGCCGATCATTATTCCTCGCGGACAACGAGTCCGTATCAACGGCGCTGCAATAGATCTGTATCCGACGCTGGCCAACATGGCGGGTCTTAAGAGAGTCAACGGAAAGCCGTTGGACGGAATTGATCTTTCGATGGCCATCTACGGTCACCATAGAGGCAACGACGATCGCATCATCGTGTCTCATTGGAGAAATCGGGTGAGTGCCAAGTCGGGTCGCTTCCGCATGGACACCGATGGAAAGCTGTTCGACATTCATGCCGATGGTGGACAAACCAAAAATGTGTCGTCACAACATCCGACCACGGCAGCTCAATTAAAGACTGCCATCAAGGACTATCGAGCCAACGTGCTGGCTGGCTATGACGATGATCAGCGGCCCTTCGTGATCGCTCATCCCGACTACCCCGTCACGCAGATTCCGGCTCGTGACGGGAAAGCTCACGGCGGGATCAAACGTTCGAATCGGTTTCCTAATAGCTCGTTCTTTACCAACTGGACTAACACCGACGACAGCATCACGTGGGACGCAGAAGTCCTGGCGGACGGGAACTACGAAGTGGAAATCTACTACACGTGCCCGGCTGGTGACGAAGGCAGCGAAATTGAACTATCGTTCAATGACAGCAAGTTACGAGGAACGGTGGCGAAAGCTCATCCGTCGAAACTGGTCGGAGCCGCCGAAGACCGAGTCGAACGCGCGGAATCGTACGAACAAAACTGGACCAGTATCAAGCTGGGCAAAATCGCATTCGATGCCGGTCAGGGAACGCTGACGCTGAAGGCCGTGAAAGTACCCGGCAAGACAGTGATGGATTTCCGCCTGCTGATGTTACGCCACAAGAAAGACTGA
- a CDS encoding SMI1/KNR4 family protein: protein MILSDFEFRKSGETASEETLSQLEKEVGGSVDFGYRQFILSTNGGVCWPRLESCVLEYPILVFYSVEADMSGLIRVFHDFNEYRRGNDILPIASTLGDEEICLKIGQTSSPVLLASHGTLLEIAPNWEAFVATLSQPEEVPPTLEVVAQGSWDEVCAFVDDGGDLEPDGEISLLAQTIRQDNFPLFDRLVTERVGWGNLDEAVQTAVINNRLSFLKRLFEVGGSVQVAAELAHGPKRQEMRAYLQSLQPSESE, encoded by the coding sequence ATGATTCTCTCAGACTTTGAGTTTCGAAAAAGCGGTGAAACCGCATCAGAAGAGACCCTTTCCCAATTGGAGAAAGAAGTTGGCGGGTCCGTTGATTTCGGGTATCGGCAGTTCATCCTCAGTACCAATGGCGGTGTCTGTTGGCCGAGACTCGAGTCATGCGTTCTTGAGTACCCAATATTGGTCTTTTATTCGGTTGAAGCCGACATGTCGGGCCTCATCCGAGTCTTTCACGACTTCAACGAGTACCGACGCGGCAATGACATACTCCCCATCGCCTCCACGCTCGGTGATGAAGAAATCTGCCTGAAAATCGGCCAGACGAGTTCACCAGTTCTTCTTGCGAGCCATGGTACGTTGCTTGAGATCGCCCCAAACTGGGAGGCATTCGTTGCTACGTTGTCTCAACCTGAGGAAGTCCCCCCAACTCTTGAAGTGGTGGCCCAAGGGAGTTGGGACGAAGTTTGTGCGTTTGTCGATGACGGAGGAGACCTGGAACCAGACGGTGAGATCTCATTGCTCGCGCAAACCATTCGGCAAGACAACTTCCCGTTATTCGATCGCCTCGTGACAGAACGGGTGGGCTGGGGGAATCTTGACGAAGCCGTGCAGACAGCCGTCATCAACAACCGACTGAGTTTCCTAAAACGTCTTTTTGAGGTCGGCGGCTCGGTACAGGTCGCAGCCGAACTCGCTCATGGACCGAAGCGTCAGGAGATGCGTGCTTATCTGCAGTCACTCCAACCAAGCGAGTCCGAATGA
- a CDS encoding FAD-dependent oxidoreductase, which produces MSTHVQTIIVGQGLAGSALAWTLSTAGHSLMIVDRGEPNSASRVAAGLVTPVTGKRLVQSPDFEADWAPATAFYQKVEQRTGQHFWTEAPMLRLFANEHVRAEFLQRSDNQQVQSIACWDGLLQAEGQPQLGIVMQPAGRLNVPAYLAATRTHFESLNSLRCEELNFARDVEFTDRQVTVKRLDLIAKRIVLCQGATANDYFPNVPNNPARGDILKVRIPDYIRPEVAHRSVWIAPNSDGTQSVGATYDWNSTVAEPSSAGRDEVLHKLGRMVDGDVEVVDHTAGVRPTMKDYEAVLGRHPNIQQLFVFNGLGSKGTLKAPRLAAELSSILDGEDNIRATVCYDRLKTTSEVERRPRPLTQRAQEAVASVLQPGDSAVDATVGNGFDTCFLSRTVGPTGFVIGFDVQQSALNATAKRLQAADLHNVTLLHKGHETLADEATSAQPPTAIMFNLGFLPRSDHAITTQPRTTVKAITAAVELLKPAGVLTVLAYRGHAGGPEEFAAVEQLLQRYADTHDLQTINSTPAKATSPVLFVLKKATTKT; this is translated from the coding sequence ATGTCGACTCATGTTCAAACCATTATCGTCGGACAGGGCCTTGCCGGATCAGCTTTGGCGTGGACTTTGTCCACGGCTGGCCACAGCCTGATGATCGTTGATCGTGGCGAACCAAACTCGGCTTCGCGAGTGGCGGCGGGACTCGTCACGCCCGTCACGGGAAAACGGCTGGTTCAGTCACCCGACTTCGAAGCCGATTGGGCACCGGCAACCGCGTTTTACCAGAAGGTCGAACAGCGAACCGGGCAGCATTTCTGGACAGAAGCACCGATGCTGAGGTTGTTTGCGAATGAACACGTGAGAGCCGAATTTCTGCAACGCAGCGACAACCAGCAGGTACAGTCCATCGCATGTTGGGACGGTCTGCTGCAGGCAGAAGGGCAACCACAGCTGGGGATCGTCATGCAGCCCGCAGGTCGGCTCAACGTGCCGGCCTACCTCGCCGCCACACGAACACACTTTGAATCTCTCAACAGTCTTCGCTGCGAAGAATTGAATTTCGCCAGAGACGTCGAATTCACTGACCGACAGGTTACTGTGAAACGACTTGATCTGATTGCTAAACGGATCGTGCTTTGTCAGGGAGCGACCGCCAACGACTACTTTCCCAACGTCCCTAATAATCCGGCGCGCGGTGACATACTGAAGGTGCGTATCCCGGACTACATTCGACCGGAAGTGGCCCACCGCAGCGTTTGGATCGCGCCGAATTCGGATGGGACGCAGAGTGTCGGAGCGACCTACGATTGGAACAGCACCGTGGCAGAACCATCGTCGGCCGGTCGAGACGAAGTGCTGCACAAACTGGGACGCATGGTTGACGGCGACGTGGAAGTTGTCGACCACACGGCAGGAGTACGACCGACCATGAAGGACTACGAGGCTGTGCTGGGTCGCCATCCGAACATCCAACAACTGTTCGTCTTCAACGGACTCGGATCGAAGGGCACACTAAAGGCTCCTCGGCTGGCGGCAGAACTGTCGAGCATACTTGACGGCGAAGACAACATTCGAGCAACCGTTTGTTATGACCGTCTGAAAACGACAAGCGAAGTCGAACGACGTCCCCGGCCGTTAACTCAACGAGCCCAGGAAGCCGTGGCGAGCGTCCTGCAGCCTGGCGATTCCGCAGTGGATGCCACGGTCGGCAACGGCTTCGACACGTGTTTTCTAAGCCGCACAGTTGGCCCAACAGGTTTCGTCATCGGCTTCGATGTCCAGCAGTCGGCTCTTAACGCAACAGCCAAACGCCTTCAGGCGGCTGACCTGCACAATGTCACGCTGTTGCACAAAGGCCACGAAACACTTGCCGACGAAGCCACCAGTGCACAACCTCCCACGGCGATCATGTTCAACCTCGGCTTCCTGCCCCGCAGCGATCACGCCATCACGACTCAGCCGCGTACGACAGTCAAGGCTATCACCGCCGCTGTCGAACTTCTCAAGCCTGCCGGAGTATTAACAGTCCTGGCCTATCGAGGCCACGCCGGCGGTCCGGAAGAATTCGCCGCTGTCGAGCAACTGTTGCAGAGATACGCTGACACGCACGATCTTCAAACAATCAACAGCACTCCCGCAAAGGCCACATCGCCGGTGCTGTTCGTGCTGAAAAAGGCGACGACTAAAACATAG